The genome window ttttaatataatgaataattcgTGCAAATATTGCACAACTAATGCTACAATACAATGGATAAAAATTATTACAGAggtgagataaatatatttaataatttccagccgagctggggtcctccttgacggcggcgctggttaaaattcgtcgggctgtagctgcggcgttggcggtgctggggacgtccgtttgctgctTCACCACGTCAccatcacgtcggggtcaccactttaactaATCGTCACTGTGTCTTGGTTACTTTAACTAATCTTCACTGTGTCTTGgttctttcaaattaatttaaaataaattataacccgttttcttatttttttattatcgagCCGAAGTGTTCgtagccgcggttggaaacagaagagaccgacttatttccatgcggtccttactgtcccaaccaacggcatttttttaccgctggctctccactcccccggtgcgttctgaaaacgagtgagtggagagtttccgcgttcagcgccatctacccgtccgcatccgcaacatccgaaataaatttcgaatgctgcagatcctgccgcgccacatgttTGGTGACAATATCAAATAATTCTTGATCAATTAATGGGTCTGGAATTTCGGCTGAAATTATTTGATCGATTTCTTCAGGACGGATTCTATCTTTAAGCCAAACCAAAATGTGGGCATGAGGCAAACCTCGCTTTTGCCACTCTATCGTATACAGCCAACAACGTGTGAtaccaaaaattgaatatttaacaataaaatcaattaaggatttcaatttttgtttaaacACACGTGCAGTTAAATCATGACGATGAATGGCTTGTTGTCCTGGCAATAGTAAAGTTTGTATCTCTTCCCAATTCGGATTACATGTGAATGTAATAAATAAATCCGGTCGGCCGTAATGACGTACGTAAGTCATCGCATCTTGTATGTATTCCTGCATGTTCCGTGGACTGCCGATGTAGCTTGAAGGTAAAATGAAAGCATTACCGATGTCATTGGGATTTAAATTTCCATCGATGTTTCCAGCAACAGCATCTCGTAAGTGAATATATTCTTCCGATCGTAGTTTTGCCTGGTTGAGTCGAAGGAATCGCAAGCGTTCGCTTTCGACCTTAGCATACATATCAACAATGTATTGATGGAAcagctgacgatatcgaaggATATAATTGTCTTGATGTTGCCTAACCATTATTCGGTGTGCGTAGTAGTTCATTGAGCTAACTTTATTATTTCTGTAATcacctaaaaaaataaaaaataaaatgcaatacGAAATTAAAATCTATACTTACAGTAAGGAAGTAAATAGATAATTGTCAAATTTACCGGTATTTGGATCATACTGTTTGATATTAAGGTGATATTCATCTTGTCCttgccaaaatatcaatggatATTGTAGTGCGTCATATGAACGGTGTAGATCCGAAATCGTACTGACAGTGTTGTCTCGCCGTGTAATTTTTATAGATCTTTTGTCAACTGGATCACCAACCATGATAACAGCAACCTCATCAACAGTTGGAGCGTTGAATCTACCAGCATGTTCACCTAATGGTACTTTGTCGGCTTTTATGACGATTTGATAATTGTCATTTTGCAGTCGTGGCGAAACTCTTTTGATCAATTGAATTAGTTGATTGTGATCTTCTTTCCTCCCACCTTTTGACggacgactgcgccagttacgaATAGCGGGCTTGCGCTATTCAAAacgataaattttaaaagtcTCTTCCGCGAGACTTGTTATTTGAAACGccacttttattaatttaaaagcaCTTTATTATACTTCGAATAACACTAGTATTCTACTTAATACTATATCCCGGAACTAAGTATTACTTGACAATAACTTCATTACAAGAACCCGACTCTACTTTGATATAATATTAATACTTTTAGAAGAACTCCAGGAGAACTTCACTCGACTTTGATATAATGAGAAACTGTCTAATGTTAGGATGAGTTCTATATTTATAGTGTTTGggacaaaggatgcaaaatgctgataatgcattttgcatattcTGTAATATGATATTTTAATTACGCGCTGATCTTCATTTGATCTAGTTTGTTTATAGATCGAATGAAGTCATCCATtgtttgaaatgatgaaatagtgATGACTCATCGTATTGAAGATACGAATTGGATATTGGAAAAGATAAGATGATGAGTCATATGAGATTGAACGGATCGATGTTTACATTAGTTAAGGGATGTTTACATATGAACTTAGGTTAGTGTTTACATTGGTTGAGGATGTTTATATATGAACTTAGGTTAGTGTTTACATTGGTTGAGGATGTTTATATATGATATGTTCTTATATTACTGATGATATGGACTGATGTCATCATCTGGATTATTGGTGAAGGTGACCTTGGGGTTAGGTACAAGTGTACTTGGTGTACTTATGTTAATGGGTGTAAGGTCCTGTGTAACTCCTCCCACCTTAAGTATATTGTTGTcctcaacaatttttattttatttagttctATTTCTGATtctatttgtttattattttgtttattatttgtgaattttatttttatattatttcttttgtaaaaacgAATTGCAATATATGATATGATTACTATGACAATGATTATTATAATTGATCCAAATGttattgtatttcttttattgttatattttatttcatttatttcttttaagttttctatattgttgatttttaatttttcaaaacttattaCTTTTGTGAATCCCGTTAGATTTGTTATTGGATTTAATGTTaatatttgttggaattcttttatttcattactGTATATTTTGTTAAGGATTTGTATTTTACATTGTTTGTATCTGATAATATAATGTCCGTTTAATTGGTAAGTTTTCTCGTTAcaattttgtataatttttccgTTAATATTTGTTACATATAATAATcctttttctatttctattaCATTTGGTTTAATGTTAGCTGGAATTATGCAGTTTAGTTTAttacattttaatttattttttaattgttttacaAGTTTTTCAGTTTGATAGTATTCTCCACTGTATAGTATGACATCGTTTATTCTTATGTTTAaggtttcattatttttgttaggTATTTGTTTTACATAGTAGGATAATATTGGTTGAGTAAGTATAGGGATATTGATTACAAATATAATTATGTTTTGTTTAGCAAATACATTAATGGTTATTTCTTTAAGTTCGTCAAAGGAAATTTTTAGATCTGAAATTTCGTCTTTTGTTAAAATAGAACGCGACATTAGTCCTGTTCGCGCTGAATTAATGTtgtctattatttttttcaatttcatcctTGATTGAGTCGAGATTTTGATTAAGTTGTATATTTATTAGTAAtctgtttatttgtttatttgaatTATTGACGTTTTCCGAGAGTTGTTTTAACATTTGATTTGATTGGTTAATATTGagtgttattttatttatattattttgaaatacgttattaattttaatttgtttattcatgTTTTCTATTATAGCGtggttattagaatcgattattTTAAGGTGTTCTGTTATTTCTTCATAGTCATCGTTATCCATTAGGCCAAAGAGTAATTTGTATATGTTACCTATGGGGTTAATTATTCCTCGTTTTTGTCTGAGATTGGTAAATTTTAACAGTTTTAATTCACTTTTTATTGTTTCTATTGTATTTGTTATATGGGGATTTGTTTGGATTTCTGAAGTTATTTGATCTAATGCTATTTCGTATTCCGTTAGGTTAATTTTGTGATAGATacgtttataatttttgattAATTGGACAGGGTCtttctttattaataatattccaGATTGTGATTCTACTTTTTCTATGGTTATTTCGGCTTTAGTTAATGGGATGATGAGTAACAGCATTATGCAGATTGATTTTAATGAAAGGATCTGTAATTAAGGAAGAAGTTTTCcttgaattatttcaaatattattctttttctaAGAATGGGGATGTCCTCTTGTGtgaaatttattgatttatttttagcTATGGTTTTTGCGAATGTGCATGCGAAAATTCCGCAATCATTACTGTTAGTTtggtttggaatatttttctcaTTTATTATAGTAAAATCGGAAGTGTCTAAaggtttatttaatttatccaATGATTCTTTTTCTAGGTATTCGCAGAGTAGTTTTGGGGTATTATTATCTGTTTCTCCCAATGagtcatatatttttattattcgatTATTTAGATCTATGATAGCTAAAGTCCAATGGTTATTGTTTTTGTGTATAGGGATTAAAATGAGGTTGTAAGTGAATATATCAATTTTTCTTGTCCATCTCCTAACTGTGTTGTATCCTGAAGTTTTTAATGTTGGTAAGAAGAAGGTATTCATTACATGGATTTTGGGTAAATTAGGTTTGTTTGTGTTATCTTCTGCTATTAGGTTTAgatagaaatttattatttggtCATTTAGCCAATTGTTGTTTGTTAGGGTATCGATGTCCTTTTTGGTTATATTTAAGTTAAATTTGGTTGTTACGATTGAATTATCTGTGTTTGTGTTTAGGGTATTTTCGATTACTTGTTCCTGTTCTGTTGTTAAATGTGTATTATATTTCTCTATTACTGGTATTTgtgttttattaaattttttcgttctttttattCTGCTCGGATGAATTTTAGTTTGATGCTTGTTATGTTTAGTTTTGTTCGCGAAGATATTACCATTTTTGTCAAgagttacttttacttttctgaACTTGGGTTTGTCTTTATGTCTTTCACTTTCGtagttttttatatatatttctccATTTTCAATTTCTGGTTTAGGTTCTCTAGTTTTGTTATgatattttatccattttcgTTTTTTATCGGTTATTATTTTGAGCAATttagatttttcaatatttccgtaCTGTACATTCAAGGGTTTCGTTTCAATTGTGGAGTGTATTGTATTGTTGTAATATTCTACTGATTTTAATACTTGTTCACTAATGTTCAAGgatggttttgttttaattaaggTTCTGATATGTTCCAGAAGGGTACTATGACATCTATTCATGTCGGAATTTCCTGTATGTGATTTAGGGGAAGTGAAATGTATTTCGATGTTTTCGGATTTCAGGTATTCTTTAATGTTTACCATATTGAATTCGTTGTCTGCAATTATTTTGAGGGGTTTACCTAAATTTGCGTTTCTTTCGCGTAGTAATTGAATAAAGGTTATGGCGTTTTTATCGGAAGTTTCTTTTACGTATAAGTGTTTGGAAAATTTATCTATGGTGGTAAAGAATAGTCGTTTTTTGATGGTAAATACATCTATGTGTATTATTTCGTTGATATCTGTTGGGGTTtcggaaattagaaattttggTTTTACAGGGTTTCGGTCGTATTTGATTTGGTTACATATGTcacaattatttatatatttggttATTAGTTTGAGTATCCCATTATAGTAGAATTTGGTTTTGATTTCGGCATAGTTTTCTGTTATTCCACGGTGATTTGTATTCTCGTGTATTTCTCTAATTTTGTCGTAACATTGTTCTTCGTTGATTAAGTCAATTACAAGTTGGGTACATTTGATAAATTTTAGGTCGTTATTATTGGAATAaagatttattatattttgttgaaCTACGTTCCATTGATGGTCGTTTAATTTGCAATATATACCTATGTGTCCTTTTTCAGGTATGTAACGTCGAAGTATATCTATTATAGCATTTTCTGAATTTATATCGTTCTGATCAATGAATATTCGTCTTCTTTTATTGAcgatttgaatttctttttgttttctttctacaattattatttgagttttatatatatttactatTCCGTCTTTTATAGGGATATGGTCATGTTGGTCTTCTGTTCCAGAGTGTATGGTTGCAATATCGGATATCTGATCTATATCCATTTTCTCAATTGGACTATTTTCTGTTAAtacgtttatttcaaatttgtcgGCGTTTATTCTACTCAAAAAGTCAGCTACTTTGTTTTCTTTACCTTTAACGTATTCAATGTTAAAGTTGTAttcatttagttttattttccatcGTTGTAGTTTAGAATTGGGTTCTTTTAGGTTACTGAGCCAAACGAGGGGCCTATGGTCTGTTTTAATATCGAATTTTACTCCGTATAGGTAAGGTCTGAAGTATTTTGTGGACCAAACGATTGCTAAtagttctttttctattgtACTATAGTTACGCTCATGTTCATTGAGTGTCCTACTTGCGTACGATATTGGATGTCCATTTTGTGAAAGGACGGCACCTATTGCCTTATTTGAAGCATCTGTTGTGAGAacgaatttttgtttgaaatcggGATATTTTAGGATGGGGTGATTTATTAAAAGTTCCTTCAATTTTTCGAAGGCTGCAACGTATTTTGGGTTTTCAATATTAATTTGGTTGTCTTTTTTCAGGGCGTCAGTAAGTGGtgatgcaatttttgcataattatttatgaattttctATAATAGCCAGTTATTCCCAagaatgattttatttcttttgtagTTTTagggattttcagatttttgattattttaattttttcagggTTTGGTTCTATTCCATCTGTTGTTAAAACGTGTCCTAGGTATTCTGTGGACTTTGCGaagaatttacatttattgatttgtattttgagtttgtatttttcaagggtattaaatatttttctaatattGAGTTCCATTTCCTGAAGGGAAGTGGCGAAAATTAGTATATCATCCAAGTATACTACACATATTTTATTCACATGTTCTCTAAGAACTTCGTTGATCATTCGCTGAAAGGTTGCAGGGGCGTTTTTCAAACCAAAGGGCATACGATTGAATTCGTAGTGTCCTTGGGGAGTAGAAAAGGCAGTTTTATGACGATCATGTTCGCTGATCTCAATTTGATGAAATCCTTTTGCTAGGTCAAGGGTTGTGAAATACTGGGCTTTCCCGAGTTTGTCAAATATGGATTCTATATTTGGAATTGGAAATTTGTCATCTATAGTTTCTTCGTTTAGTTTTCTATAGTCAATTACAATTCTCCATTTTTGTTTACCGGAGTTATCTAGTTTTTTTGGAACGACCCATATTGGTGCGTTATAGGGGGAATGTGATGGTtttataatgttttgttttaacatgtcgttaatttgattttcgacctcTTTTTCATGGGCAGGTTGAAAACGATAGATTCTGGAATAAAGGGGTTTATTGGTTTTAGTAATGATTTCGTGTTTTGTTTGGGTTGTGCAACTAAGGTTTTGTCCTTCTCGATAGAATAGTGACTCATATTCGCTGAGTATTTTCTTGaggattattgcctcttcgctGTTCAATCCTTCAAACAATTGATCACGGGACTGGTTGGTTTCAATGTCGATTTGATAATTTATCTCATCAGGGATCGAATAATTGAATTTTAGTTTTTCACTATTAATTAACATTACACCTTCGCCTACATTAATTTGGGCGTTTAAGGGATGTAAAATGTTTTGACCAATAACGGCTTTGAATTCCTTATTCTGGAAATCCATTACGTGCCATAATATTTTATGGGATTGTGGTAAATTGAATTCCGTGGGCATGTTAGATTTAACTTTGTGTTGTACATTATAGGATCCACCTAATCCGTTTACAGAGATTGGGGTGTCTAGtgaaattttagggttttgtggaaGACTATTTTTGTCAATACTGGAAATGGATGCACCTGTATCAATTAGTGTAGGTACAATTTGATTATCAATATGGAGATTGATTATTGGTAGGTAATTTCCGAGGCGATTACCTGAAAATCTGTATCCATTGGACTATTTTTGTCAATACTGGAAATGGATGCACCTGTATCAATTAGTGTAGGTACAATTTGATTATCAATATGGAGATTGATTATTGGTAGGTAATTTCCGAGGCGATTACCTAAAAATCTGTATCCATTGGTTCAATTGGATCTGGGTTTGGGTTATTGTGTCTGTATATATTAGAATTGTCTATTTCCATTCTGTTGTTGGAGTTGTAATTTCGGTTGTAATTGCGATTATAGTTTTGattgtaattattattattattattatttcgatcACGGTAGTGGTTACTGTTATTATATTGtctgttattgttattattattggatCTGTGATTGTTATATCTGTTTGTTTGATACTTGTtagtatttgaatttgaatttgagttGAAGTTATTACGGAAATTATTATTGTGATTATTACtgttatttttgtatttattattataattactgTTGTCAATATTTTGTTCAATTTCGCGCAATAAGTTATAAGCTTGGTTAAGCGTTTCGCAATTTCTCGTCTCAATCAAGTATGATTTGAATTCTGGTAAAAGGGATTTGAATTTATTCAGGACCAAATTTTCGTTTCTGATTGGGTTAAATTCGGAATGGGATTCCCTTTGAGGATCTTGTACATATTTAGTATTTATTCTATTTAatagtttatttaatttataatatGTGTCCTCTATATTTCTAGAACTTACTTTATGTATTCGGTTTACAATTGTAGAATATGTTTCGTGGACTCCAAATGTTGATAGAAGAATGTTTTTGACGGTGTTCCATGTTGGGTTAGGTAATTTTTGGACTACGTGTCTGGCTTCGCCTTGCAGTTTGTAGAGTATTAGTCTCAAGATGTACGACTGTTGATCACCAGGCTGGACAAGTTGTAGTAAGGATGTGGCTTCCTCAAGCCATGTTGTTAAAGAGTATTCTCTGTTGTTTCCGGTGTATGTGGGAAGTTTtctcgcttccttgatgagttCTCCAAAGTCgagtggtagagggatttgttcaACCATTTTGTTGTGttatatttgttattttgaTTTGTATTATAATTCACTGTTTTCActgtttattatatatatagtattttGTATGCTCCCTTCGCCTGAATTTTCTCCAGACTACTTATGGAGTTTAGCACAATAGGGACTATATATTTTTGTGTTAGCCAGTCGAATTTTCTTCGAGTGGTTGATAgtagttcaattttcttgaactagtttttattatattattcgaATTTTCTCCGAATAATGTGGGTTTTAGTGatagttcaattttcttgaacTATTGTTGTTAGGTTATTCGAATTTTCTTCGAATAACTGTAGGTTACGAGTCGAAAAGGGGTTTCCTCCCACCTTTTGACggacgactgcgccagttacgaATAGCGGGCTTGCGCTATTCAAAacgataaattttaaaagtcTCTTCCGCGAGACTTGTTATTTGAAACGccacttttattaatttaaaagcaCTTTATTATACTTCGAATAACACTAGTATTCTACTTAATACTATATCCCGGAACTAAGTATTACTTGACAATAACTTCATTACAAGAACCCGACTCTACTTTGATATAATATTAATACTTTTAGAAGAACTCCAGGAGAACTTCACTCGACTTTGATATAATGAGAAACTGTCTAATGTTAGGATGAGTTCTATATTTATAGTGTTTGggacaaaggatgcaaaatgctgataatgcattttgcatattcTGTAATATGATATTTTAATTACGCGCTGATCTTCATTTGATCTAGTTTGTTTATAGATCGAATGAAGTCATCCATtgtttgaaatgatgaaatagtgATGACTCATCGTATTGAAGATACGAATTGGATATTGGAAAAGATAAGATGATGAGTCATATGAGATTGAACGGATCGATGTTTACATTGGTTGAGGATGTTTATATATGAACTTAGGTTAGTGTTTACATTGGTTGAGGATGTTTATATATGATATGTTCTTATATTACTGATGATATGGACTGATGTCATCATCTGGATTATTGGTGAAGGTGACCTTGGGGTTAGGTACAAGTGTACTTGGTGTACTTATGTTAATGGGTGTAAGGTCCTGTGTAACTCGCGCGACGTGTTCCAGTCCTTACCTATCGTAATGATTCTTTAGCTATCCGGTGGTATAATTGAATTTTGGGTGGGAATGATAGATATATAGCTACAATAAGAAACTGTATCACTCGATTTTGTTATCATTCTTTTTTTGGAAAGCGTCCTATGGAAGTAATTTTAAAGACCTTATTCACGtcaaaaatgtgaaaaagtgaAATTGCGCGCAAGTTT of Hermetia illucens chromosome 4, iHerIll2.2.curated.20191125, whole genome shotgun sequence contains these proteins:
- the LOC119653932 gene encoding GATA zinc finger domain-containing protein 15-like, encoding MVEQIPLPLDFGELIKEARKLPTYTGNNREYSLTTWLEEATSLLQLVQPGDQQSYILRLILYKLQGEARHVVQKLPNPTWNTVKNILLSTFGVHETYSTIVNRIHKVSSRNIEDTYYKLNKLLNRINTKYVQDPQRESHSEFNPIRNENLVLNKFKSLLPEFKSYLIETRNCETLNQAYNLLREIEQNIDNSNYNNKYKNNSNNHNNNFRNNFNSNSNSNTNKYQTNRYNNHRSNNNNNNRQYNNSNHYRDRNNNNNNNYNQNYNRNYNRNYNSNNRMEIDNSNIYRHNNPNPDPIEPMDTDF